The following proteins come from a genomic window of Streptomyces liliiviolaceus:
- the ctaC gene encoding aa3-type cytochrome oxidase subunit II: MSPYGSDRSPRRPMRRKLLQALTAGLVLATATGCTYKDFPRLGMPTPTTEEAPRILSLWQGSWAAALATGVLVWGLILWSAFFHRRSRTKVEVPPQTRYNMPIEALYTVVPLIIVSVLFYFTARDESKILSLDKKPDVTVNVVGFQWSWGFNYIENVDGSTGDAKTDKNLDAIPDRFKKDFPAAAGGVYDVGTPATKNPQTLNPGPTLWLPKGKTVRFVLTSRDVIHSFWVVPFLMKQDVIPGHTNSFQVTPNKEGTFLGKCAELCGVDHSRMLFNVKVVSPERYEEHLKKLAEKGQTGYVPAGIEQTDHEKNRETNNL; this comes from the coding sequence GTGAGTCCCTACGGCTCCGACCGCTCGCCGCGGCGCCCGATGCGGCGGAAGCTGCTGCAGGCACTGACTGCGGGTCTGGTCCTGGCGACCGCGACCGGTTGCACATACAAGGACTTCCCCCGCCTTGGTATGCCCACCCCGACCACGGAAGAGGCTCCCCGGATCCTCTCCCTGTGGCAGGGCTCGTGGGCCGCAGCACTCGCCACGGGCGTGCTGGTCTGGGGCCTGATCCTGTGGAGCGCGTTCTTCCACCGGCGCAGCCGCACCAAGGTCGAGGTTCCCCCGCAGACCCGGTACAACATGCCCATCGAGGCGCTGTACACGGTGGTCCCCCTCATCATCGTCTCGGTGCTGTTCTACTTCACAGCCCGTGACGAGTCGAAGATCCTCAGCCTCGACAAGAAGCCCGACGTCACGGTCAACGTCGTCGGCTTCCAGTGGAGCTGGGGCTTCAACTACATCGAGAACGTCGACGGCTCGACCGGTGACGCGAAGACCGACAAGAACCTCGACGCGATCCCGGATCGCTTCAAGAAGGACTTCCCGGCGGCCGCCGGCGGGGTCTACGACGTCGGTACGCCCGCCACGAAGAACCCGCAGACGCTCAACCCGGGCCCGACCCTCTGGCTCCCCAAGGGCAAGACGGTCCGCTTCGTCCTCACTTCGCGTGACGTCATCCACTCCTTCTGGGTGGTGCCGTTCCTCATGAAGCAGGACGTCATCCCGGGTCACACCAACTCGTTCCAGGTGACTCCGAACAAGGAGGGCACCTTCCTGGGCAAGTGTGCCGAGCTCTGCGGCGTCGACCACTCCCGGATGCTCTTCAACGTGAAGGTCGTCTCTCCCGAGCGTTACGAGGAACACCTCAAGAAGCTCGCCGAGAAGGGTCAGACCGGTTACGTCCCGGCCGGCATCGAGCAGACGGACCACGAGAAGAACCGGGAGACGAACAACCTGTGA
- a CDS encoding cysteine desulfurase/sulfurtransferase TusA family protein: MSYFDVASSAPLHPVARQALHASLDEGWADPARLYREGRRARLLLDAAREAAAEAIGCRPDELTFTTSGTRAVHTGIAGALAGRHRVGRHLIVSAVEHSSVLHSAESHRRAGGTVSEVPVLRTGAVSPGAYAETLRPDTALACLQSANHEVGTRQPVAEVAEACRAAGVPLLVDAAQSLAWGPVEGGWSLLTGSAHKWGGPAGVGLLAVRKGVRYAPQGPADERESGRAPGFENIPAVVAAAASLRAVRAEADAESVRLRELTDRIRARVPELVPDVEVVGDPVTRLPHLLTFSCLYVDGETLLHELDREGFSVSSGSSCTSSTLTPSHVLTAMGVLSEGNVRVSLPLGTPAEEVERFLAVLPRAVAAVREKLGAPAGAAATVSPSGAPDALVVDALGKRCPIPVIELAKVITEVPLGGTVRVLSDDEAARLDIPAWCEMRGQEYAGTEPAAQGTAYLIRRVTL; the protein is encoded by the coding sequence GTGTCCTACTTCGACGTCGCGTCGTCCGCCCCCCTCCACCCCGTGGCCCGCCAGGCCCTGCACGCCTCGCTGGACGAAGGCTGGGCGGACCCCGCCCGCCTCTATCGCGAGGGCAGGCGCGCCAGGCTCCTCCTCGACGCCGCCCGCGAGGCCGCCGCCGAGGCGATCGGCTGCCGCCCGGACGAGCTGACGTTCACGACGTCCGGCACCCGCGCCGTGCACACGGGAATCGCCGGCGCGCTCGCCGGACGGCACCGCGTCGGACGTCACCTGATCGTGTCCGCGGTCGAACACTCTTCGGTGCTCCATTCGGCGGAGTCGCACCGCCGAGCCGGCGGAACGGTGTCCGAAGTGCCCGTTCTGCGAACAGGCGCGGTCTCCCCCGGCGCGTACGCGGAAACCCTGCGCCCCGACACCGCGCTCGCCTGCCTCCAGTCCGCCAACCACGAGGTGGGTACGCGCCAGCCGGTGGCCGAGGTCGCCGAAGCGTGCCGCGCGGCGGGCGTACCGCTGCTGGTGGACGCGGCGCAGTCGCTGGCCTGGGGGCCGGTCGAGGGCGGCTGGTCACTGCTGACGGGCAGCGCCCACAAGTGGGGCGGGCCCGCGGGCGTCGGCCTGCTCGCCGTACGCAAAGGGGTGCGGTACGCGCCTCAAGGCCCCGCCGACGAGCGGGAGTCGGGGCGCGCTCCGGGCTTCGAGAACATCCCGGCCGTCGTCGCCGCGGCGGCCTCCCTGCGGGCCGTACGGGCCGAGGCCGACGCCGAGTCGGTCCGGCTGCGGGAGCTGACGGACCGGATCCGCGCGCGGGTGCCCGAACTGGTCCCGGACGTGGAGGTGGTGGGCGATCCGGTCACCCGGCTGCCCCATCTCCTCACCTTCTCCTGTCTCTATGTCGATGGAGAGACACTGCTGCACGAGCTGGACCGCGAGGGGTTCTCCGTGTCGTCCGGATCGTCCTGCACGAGCAGCACGCTGACGCCCAGCCATGTGCTGACGGCGATGGGGGTGCTGAGCGAGGGCAATGTGCGGGTGTCGTTGCCGCTGGGCACTCCGGCGGAGGAGGTGGAGCGTTTCCTGGCCGTCCTGCCCCGTGCGGTCGCCGCGGTCCGCGAGAAGCTGGGCGCTCCCGCGGGGGCCGCGGCCACGGTGTCGCCCTCCGGCGCGCCGGACGCGCTCGTCGTGGACGCCCTCGGCAAGCGCTGCCCGATCCCGGTGATCGAACTCGCCAAGGTGATCACCGAGGTCCCCCTCGGCGGCACGGTCCGCGTCCTCTCGGACGACGAGGCGGCACGGCTGGACATTCCGGCGTGGTGCGAGATGCGGGGCCAGGAGTACGCGGGCACGGAACCGGCGGCCCAGGGTACGGCGTACCTGATCCGCCGGGTGACCCTCTAG
- a CDS encoding L,D-transpeptidase → MSHSASSRSAEAGPARPRNRTAAGCTALMVAIGVGVTACGSGGHPLSAEPYDAAKDLSFSAAVSDGKKADPDKPLEITAKDSGGRITDVTATDASGRYLAGELTADGGRWHSTSPLAAGAHYTVRVSTEDDDGAPGRKVVDFETGVPKTKKRLDVTFGPDKGTYGVGQPVTAELSVPVKDRAARAVVERALKVQSQPAVEGAWHWVDDKELHYRPKEYWPAHATVRAHSNLAGIKVAERLWGGAAKPLTLTTGDRLEAVTDAAAHSMTVYRNGEAINTIPVTTGKPGFDTRNGVKVVLGKEYFVRMRGTSIGIAEGTADSYDLPVYYATRVTWSGEYVHAAPWSAGSQGAANVSHGCTGMSTANAEWFFETVRAGDIVKVVNSYGDMMDPFGNGFGDWNLTWKNWRKGSALTADTPEGPTAESRLRLTPEPA, encoded by the coding sequence ATGAGCCACTCAGCTTCCTCCAGGAGCGCCGAAGCCGGCCCGGCGCGCCCGCGGAACCGTACCGCCGCCGGCTGCACGGCACTGATGGTCGCCATAGGCGTCGGCGTCACCGCCTGCGGCTCCGGCGGCCATCCGCTCTCGGCCGAGCCGTACGACGCGGCGAAGGACCTCTCCTTCAGCGCCGCCGTCAGCGACGGGAAGAAGGCCGACCCGGACAAGCCCCTGGAGATCACCGCCAAGGACTCCGGCGGCCGGATCACCGACGTGACGGCCACGGACGCCTCAGGACGGTACCTGGCGGGCGAACTGACCGCCGACGGAGGCCGCTGGCACAGCACCTCGCCGCTGGCCGCAGGAGCCCACTACACGGTGCGGGTGAGCACCGAGGACGACGACGGCGCGCCCGGCCGCAAGGTCGTCGACTTCGAGACCGGCGTCCCGAAGACCAAGAAGCGGCTCGACGTGACGTTCGGCCCCGACAAGGGCACGTACGGCGTGGGCCAGCCCGTCACCGCCGAACTCAGCGTCCCGGTCAAGGACAGAGCGGCGCGCGCGGTCGTCGAGCGGGCCCTGAAGGTGCAGTCGCAGCCCGCGGTCGAGGGCGCCTGGCACTGGGTGGACGACAAGGAACTGCACTACCGCCCCAAGGAGTACTGGCCCGCCCACGCCACTGTGCGGGCCCACAGCAACCTCGCGGGCATCAAGGTGGCCGAGCGCCTCTGGGGCGGCGCGGCCAAGCCCCTGACGCTCACCACGGGCGATCGTCTGGAGGCCGTGACGGACGCCGCGGCGCACTCGATGACGGTCTACCGCAACGGTGAGGCGATCAACACGATCCCGGTCACCACCGGCAAGCCGGGCTTCGACACCCGCAACGGCGTCAAAGTGGTGCTGGGCAAGGAGTACTTCGTACGGATGCGCGGCACCAGCATCGGTATCGCCGAGGGCACCGCGGACTCCTACGACCTGCCCGTCTACTACGCCACCAGGGTCACCTGGAGCGGCGAGTACGTGCACGCCGCGCCCTGGTCGGCCGGCTCCCAGGGGGCCGCCAACGTCAGCCACGGCTGCACCGGCATGAGCACCGCCAACGCCGAGTGGTTCTTCGAGACGGTCCGCGCCGGCGACATCGTCAAGGTCGTCAACTCGTACGGAGACATGATGGACCCGTTCGGCAACGGCTTCGGTGACTGGAACCTCACCTGGAAGAACTGGCGCAAGGGCAGCGCCCTCACAGCCGACACCCCGGAGGGCCCCACCGCGGAGTCCCGCCTGAGACTCACCCCGGAACCGGCGTAG
- a CDS encoding carbohydrate kinase family protein: MRIAVSGSIATDHLMTFPGRFADQLVADQLHTVSLSFLVDNLDVRRGGVGANIAFGMGQLGSSPILVGAAGSDFDEYRAWLDRHGVDTESVRISEVLHTARFVCTTDADHNQIGSFYTGAMSEARLIELKKVADRVGGLDLVLIGADDPEGMLRHTEECRTRSIPFAADFSQQIARMDGEEIRLLLDGATYLFSNEYEKGLIESKTGWSDAEILSRVGHRVTTLGARGVRIEAVGSDPIEVGVPEETAKVDPTGVGDAFRAGFLSGLAWGVGHERAAQVGCMLATLVIETKGTQEYQLRRSHFLDRFTKAYGHDAAAQVQGHLA, encoded by the coding sequence GTGCGTATCGCTGTCTCGGGCTCCATCGCCACCGACCACCTCATGACCTTCCCCGGCCGCTTCGCCGACCAACTGGTCGCGGATCAGCTGCACACGGTCTCCCTCTCCTTCCTGGTCGACAATCTGGACGTACGCCGGGGCGGCGTGGGCGCGAACATCGCCTTCGGCATGGGCCAGCTCGGCTCGTCGCCCATCCTGGTCGGGGCCGCGGGCTCCGACTTCGACGAGTACCGGGCCTGGCTGGACCGGCACGGCGTCGACACCGAGTCCGTCCGGATCTCCGAGGTGCTGCACACCGCGCGCTTCGTCTGCACCACGGACGCCGACCACAACCAGATCGGCTCCTTCTACACGGGCGCCATGAGCGAGGCCCGCCTCATCGAACTCAAGAAGGTCGCCGACCGGGTGGGCGGGCTCGACCTCGTCCTCATCGGCGCGGACGACCCCGAGGGGATGCTCCGGCACACCGAGGAGTGCCGGACGCGGTCGATCCCGTTCGCCGCGGACTTCTCCCAGCAGATCGCGCGCATGGACGGCGAGGAGATCCGGCTGCTGCTCGACGGGGCGACGTACCTCTTCTCGAACGAGTACGAGAAGGGGCTCATCGAGTCCAAGACCGGCTGGAGCGACGCGGAGATCCTGTCGCGGGTCGGTCACCGGGTGACGACGCTGGGTGCGCGCGGCGTGCGTATCGAGGCCGTCGGGTCCGACCCGATCGAGGTCGGCGTTCCGGAGGAGACGGCGAAGGTCGACCCGACCGGGGTCGGGGACGCCTTCCGGGCGGGGTTCCTGTCGGGGCTCGCGTGGGGGGTCGGGCACGAGCGGGCTGCGCAGGTCGGGTGCATGCTTGCGACGCTGGTCATCGAGACCAAGGGGACGCAGGAGTACCAGCTGCGGCGGTCGCACTTCCTCGACCGCTTCACGAAGGCGTACGGGCATGATGCGGCGGCGCAGGTCCAGGGGCATCTGGCTTAG
- a CDS encoding cytochrome c oxidase subunit 4, translated as MKVQGKMFIWLAVFILVMAIVYGVWSKEPAGTTALFLGFGLSVMIGYYLWFTARRVDTGAQDNKEADVADDAGELGFFSPHSWQPLSLGIGGALAFMGVVFGWWLLFFSAPIIMIGLWGWVFEYYRGENQNQ; from the coding sequence GTGAAGGTCCAGGGCAAGATGTTCATCTGGCTCGCCGTCTTCATCCTCGTCATGGCGATCGTCTATGGCGTGTGGTCGAAGGAGCCGGCCGGCACCACGGCGCTCTTCCTGGGCTTCGGCCTGAGCGTCATGATCGGCTACTACCTGTGGTTCACGGCCCGGCGGGTCGACACGGGCGCACAGGACAACAAGGAGGCCGACGTCGCGGACGACGCCGGTGAGCTCGGCTTCTTCAGCCCGCACAGCTGGCAGCCGCTCTCGCTCGGTATCGGCGGCGCGCTCGCCTTCATGGGCGTCGTCTTCGGCTGGTGGCTGCTCTTCTTCTCGGCCCCGATCATCATGATCGGCCTGTGGGGCTGGGTCTTCGAGTACTACCGCGGAGAGAACCAGAATCAGTAA
- a CDS encoding response regulator transcription factor translates to MQPTATVLVYSDDSNTREQVRLATGRRPATDVPQVEFIECATPAAVIKELDRGGIDVCVLDGEAVPAGGMGICRQIKDEIFNCPPVLLLIGRPQDAWLATWSRAEAAVTLPVEPVEFAAALAGLLRSRPALSA, encoded by the coding sequence ATGCAGCCGACCGCAACGGTGCTGGTCTACAGCGACGACTCCAACACCCGCGAACAGGTGCGGCTCGCGACGGGGCGCAGGCCCGCGACCGATGTCCCCCAGGTGGAGTTCATCGAGTGCGCGACCCCCGCGGCGGTGATCAAGGAGCTGGACCGCGGTGGGATCGACGTGTGCGTGCTGGACGGCGAGGCCGTTCCCGCGGGCGGGATGGGGATCTGCCGGCAGATCAAGGACGAGATCTTCAACTGTCCTCCCGTGCTGTTGCTGATCGGGCGGCCGCAGGACGCGTGGCTCGCGACGTGGAGTCGGGCCGAGGCGGCTGTGACCTTGCCGGTCGAGCCTGTGGAGTTCGCCGCCGCCCTGGCGGGGCTTCTTCGCAGCAGGCCCGCCCTAAGCGCTTAA
- the qcrC gene encoding cytochrome bc1 complex diheme cytochrome c subunit yields MKKLSARRRHPLAAVVVLLLALAATGGLYTAFAPADKAQADTSAQSLAIDEGKKLYAVGCASCHGTGGEGSTDGPSLVGVGAAAVDFQVGTGRMPAQQPGAQVPKKKVIYSQAEIDQLAAFVASLGAGPNVPTEEQYNPEGADIAEGGELFRTNCAQCHNFTGKGGALTNGKFAPTLEGVDPKHLYEAMQTGPQNMPSFPDTTLTEKNKKDIIAYLDAVNGDESESPGGLSLGGLGPVSEGLFGWIFGLGGLIAVAVWVAARTAKAKKS; encoded by the coding sequence GTGAAAAAGCTCTCCGCACGACGACGCCATCCGTTGGCGGCGGTCGTCGTCCTACTCCTCGCGCTGGCGGCCACCGGGGGGCTGTACACCGCGTTCGCGCCCGCGGACAAGGCACAGGCCGATACATCCGCCCAGTCCCTCGCCATCGACGAGGGCAAGAAGCTCTACGCCGTCGGCTGCGCCAGCTGCCACGGCACCGGCGGTGAGGGCTCGACCGACGGTCCCAGCCTGGTCGGCGTGGGCGCCGCGGCCGTGGACTTCCAGGTCGGCACCGGCCGCATGCCCGCCCAGCAGCCGGGCGCGCAGGTTCCGAAGAAGAAGGTCATCTACTCGCAGGCGGAGATCGACCAGCTCGCGGCGTTCGTCGCCTCGCTGGGCGCCGGTCCGAACGTGCCGACCGAGGAGCAGTACAACCCCGAGGGCGCGGACATCGCCGAGGGCGGGGAGCTCTTCCGTACCAACTGCGCGCAGTGCCACAACTTCACCGGCAAGGGCGGCGCGCTGACGAACGGAAAGTTCGCCCCGACGCTGGAGGGTGTCGACCCGAAGCACCTCTACGAGGCCATGCAGACGGGCCCGCAGAACATGCCGTCCTTCCCCGACACCACGCTGACGGAGAAGAACAAGAAGGACATCATCGCGTACCTCGACGCGGTCAACGGCGATGAATCGGAGAGCCCCGGTGGCCTGTCGCTGGGCGGCCTCGGGCCGGTCAGTGAAGGTCTCTTCGGCTGGATCTTCGGTCTCGGCGGGCTGATCGCCGTCGCCGTGTGGGTCGCCGCCCGGACCGCAAAGGCCAAGAAGTCATGA
- the qcrA gene encoding cytochrome bc1 complex Rieske iron-sulfur subunit — MSSQDIPEENLPAERAADEHAHGDVSVAHEKDPFADPGLPPHEHRIQDIDERAAKRSERTVALLFTLSMLATVGFIASFVTIPADRIVYIFPLGHISGLNFALGMTLGLALFCIGAGAVHWARTLMSDEEMADERHAIAAEPEVKAKVLADFKQGAKESALGRRKLIRNTMFGALTLFPLSGIVLLRDLGPLPEDKLRHTLWSKGKLLVNMNTDEPLRPSDVAVGSLTFAKPEGLEEHDHDFQTEIAKAALMIVRLQPENIKDKQELEWSHEGIVAYSKICTHVGCPISLYEQQTHHVLCPCHQSTFDLSDGARVIFGPAGHALPQLRIGVNDEGYLEAHGDFEEPVGPAFWERG, encoded by the coding sequence ATGAGTAGCCAAGACATTCCAGAAGAGAACCTGCCCGCCGAGCGGGCCGCCGACGAGCACGCGCACGGTGACGTGAGCGTGGCGCATGAGAAGGATCCCTTCGCGGATCCCGGTCTGCCGCCGCACGAGCACCGCATCCAGGACATCGACGAGCGGGCCGCCAAGCGCTCCGAGCGCACGGTCGCCCTGCTGTTCACGCTCTCGATGCTCGCCACGGTCGGTTTCATCGCGTCCTTCGTGACGATCCCGGCCGACCGGATCGTCTACATCTTCCCGCTCGGCCACATCAGCGGTCTGAACTTCGCCCTGGGCATGACGCTCGGCCTGGCGCTGTTCTGCATCGGCGCGGGCGCGGTCCACTGGGCCCGCACCCTGATGTCCGACGAGGAGATGGCCGACGAGCGCCACGCCATCGCGGCGGAGCCCGAGGTCAAGGCCAAGGTCCTGGCCGACTTCAAGCAGGGCGCCAAGGAATCCGCGCTCGGCCGCCGCAAGCTCATCCGCAACACGATGTTCGGCGCGCTGACCCTGTTCCCGCTGTCCGGCATCGTCCTGCTGCGCGACCTCGGTCCGCTGCCCGAGGACAAGCTGCGGCACACCCTGTGGTCCAAGGGCAAGCTGCTCGTCAACATGAACACCGACGAGCCGCTGCGTCCCTCCGACGTCGCCGTGGGCTCGCTCACGTTCGCCAAGCCCGAGGGCCTGGAGGAGCACGACCACGACTTCCAGACCGAGATCGCCAAGGCCGCCCTGATGATCGTCCGGCTCCAGCCGGAGAACATCAAGGACAAGCAGGAACTTGAGTGGTCCCACGAGGGCATCGTGGCGTACTCGAAGATCTGCACCCACGTCGGTTGCCCGATCTCCCTGTACGAGCAGCAGACGCACCACGTCCTCTGCCCGTGCCACCAGTCCACCTTCGACCTCTCCGACGGTGCCCGAGTGATCTTCGGCCCGGCCGGTCACGCCCTTCCGCAGCTGCGGATCGGTGTGAACGACGAGGGCTATCTTGAGGCGCACGGCGACTTCGAAGAGCCCGTCGGTCCTGCCTTCTGGGAGCGCGGATGA
- the ctaE gene encoding aa3-type cytochrome oxidase subunit III encodes MSVVATATTVDTGHAHPSVNRPNLTSVGTIIWLSSELMFFAALFAMYFTLRSVTGPDHWKEMASALNFPFSATNTTILVLSSLTCQLGVFAAERGDVKKLRMWFIVTFVMGAIFIGGQVYEYTELVKHEGLSLSSDPYGSVFYLTTGFHGLHVTGGLIAFLLVLGRTYAARRFTHEQATAAIVVSYYWHFVDVVWIGLFATIYMIK; translated from the coding sequence ATGTCGGTCGTGGCGACAGCAACGACAGTAGATACCGGGCACGCGCACCCGTCGGTCAATCGGCCGAACCTCACCAGCGTCGGAACCATCATCTGGCTGAGTTCCGAGCTGATGTTCTTCGCGGCCCTCTTCGCGATGTACTTCACCCTCCGATCGGTGACCGGTCCCGACCATTGGAAGGAAATGGCGTCCGCCCTGAACTTCCCGTTCTCGGCGACCAACACCACGATCCTGGTGCTCTCCTCCCTCACGTGCCAGCTCGGCGTGTTCGCTGCCGAGCGTGGGGACGTGAAGAAGCTCCGGATGTGGTTCATCGTCACCTTCGTGATGGGTGCGATCTTCATCGGCGGCCAGGTGTACGAGTACACCGAGCTGGTCAAGCACGAGGGCCTGTCGCTCTCGTCCGACCCGTACGGCTCGGTGTTCTACCTGACCACCGGCTTCCACGGCCTGCACGTGACGGGTGGTCTCATCGCCTTCCTGCTGGTCCTCGGGCGCACGTACGCGGCCCGCAGGTTCACGCACGAGCAGGCGACCGCCGCCATCGTCGTGTCCTACTACTGGCACTTCGTCGATGTCGTCTGGATCGGCCTTTTCGCCACGATCTACATGATCAAGTAG
- the ctaD gene encoding aa3-type cytochrome oxidase subunit I yields the protein MSILNEPQGAAAAEDSYESELPVRRKQPGNVVIKWLTTTDHKTIGTMYLVTSFAFFCIGGVMALLMRAELARPGTQIMSNEQFNQAFTMHGTIMLLMFATPLFAGFTNWIMPLQIGAPDVAFPRLNMFAYWLYLFGSLIAVGGFLTPQGAADFGWFAYSPLSDAVRSPGIGADMWIMGLAFSGFGTILGAVNFITTIICMRAPGMTMFRMPIFVWNVLLTAVLVLLAFPVLAAALFALEADRKFGAHIFDSANGGALLWQHLFWFFGHPEVYIIALPFFGIISEVIPVFSRKPMFGYMGLIGATIAIAGLSVTVWAHHMYVTGGVLLPFFSFMTFLIAVPTGVKFFNWIGTMWKGSLSFETPMLWATGFLITFTFGGLTGVILASPPMDFHVSDSYFVVAHFHYVVFGTVVFAMFSGFHFWWPKFTGKMLDERLGKITFWTLFIGFHGTFLVQHWLGAEGMPRRYADYLAADGFTALNTISTISSFVLGLSILPFFYNVWKTAKYGKKIEVDDPWGYGRSLEWATSCPPPRHNFLTLPRIRSESPAFDLHHPEIAALDQLENAGHGEKALAGGKEAGK from the coding sequence GTGAGCATCCTCAATGAACCTCAGGGTGCCGCCGCGGCTGAGGACTCGTACGAGAGCGAGCTGCCCGTACGGCGCAAGCAGCCCGGCAACGTCGTGATCAAGTGGCTGACCACCACTGACCACAAGACGATCGGCACGATGTACCTGGTCACGTCGTTCGCGTTCTTCTGCATCGGTGGCGTCATGGCGCTGCTGATGCGCGCCGAGCTCGCCCGTCCCGGCACGCAGATCATGTCGAACGAGCAGTTCAACCAGGCGTTCACGATGCACGGCACGATCATGCTGCTGATGTTCGCGACGCCGCTGTTCGCCGGCTTCACGAACTGGATCATGCCGCTGCAGATCGGTGCGCCCGACGTGGCGTTCCCGCGGCTGAACATGTTCGCCTACTGGCTGTACCTGTTCGGCTCGCTCATCGCGGTCGGTGGCTTCCTCACCCCGCAGGGCGCGGCCGACTTCGGCTGGTTCGCCTACAGCCCGCTCTCCGACGCGGTCCGCTCGCCGGGCATCGGCGCCGACATGTGGATCATGGGTCTGGCCTTCTCCGGCTTCGGCACCATCCTCGGCGCGGTCAACTTCATCACCACCATCATCTGCATGCGCGCCCCCGGCATGACGATGTTCCGTATGCCGATCTTCGTGTGGAACGTGCTGCTCACCGCGGTCCTGGTGCTGCTCGCCTTCCCCGTGCTCGCCGCCGCGCTGTTCGCGCTGGAGGCGGATCGGAAATTCGGCGCACACATCTTCGACTCGGCCAACGGCGGGGCGCTGCTGTGGCAACACCTCTTCTGGTTCTTCGGCCATCCGGAGGTGTACATCATCGCGCTGCCGTTCTTCGGCATCATCAGTGAGGTCATCCCGGTCTTCTCCCGCAAGCCGATGTTCGGCTACATGGGCCTGATCGGCGCGACCATCGCCATCGCGGGTCTGTCCGTGACGGTGTGGGCGCACCACATGTACGTCACCGGCGGTGTGCTGCTGCCGTTCTTCTCGTTCATGACGTTCCTCATCGCGGTGCCGACCGGTGTGAAGTTCTTCAACTGGATCGGCACGATGTGGAAGGGCTCTTTGTCCTTCGAGACGCCGATGCTGTGGGCTACCGGCTTCCTGATCACCTTCACCTTCGGTGGTCTGACCGGTGTCATCCTGGCCTCGCCGCCGATGGACTTCCACGTCTCGGACTCGTACTTCGTGGTGGCGCACTTCCACTACGTGGTGTTCGGCACGGTCGTGTTCGCGATGTTCTCCGGCTTCCACTTCTGGTGGCCGAAGTTCACCGGCAAGATGCTCGACGAACGCCTCGGCAAAATCACCTTCTGGACGCTGTTCATCGGCTTCCACGGGACCTTCCTCGTCCAGCACTGGCTGGGCGCCGAGGGCATGCCGCGTCGTTACGCGGACTACCTCGCGGCCGACGGCTTCACCGCGCTGAACACGATCTCGACGATCAGCTCGTTCGTCCTCGGACTGTCGATCCTGCCGTTCTTCTACAACGTCTGGAAGACGGCCAAGTACGGCAAGAAGATCGAGGTCGACGACCCGTGGGGTTACGGCCGCTCGCTGGAGTGGGCGACGTCCTGCCCGCCGCCGCGGCACAACTTCCTCACGCTGCCGCGGATCCGTTCCGAATCCCCGGCGTTCGATCTGCACCACCCCGAGATCGCCGCCCTCGACCAGCTTGAGAACGCCGGTCACGGTGAGAAGGCCCTCGCCGGCGGCAAGGAGGCGGGCAAGTGA